The following proteins are co-located in the Psilocybe cubensis strain MGC-MH-2018 chromosome 5, whole genome shotgun sequence genome:
- a CDS encoding Transcription elongation factor SPT5 codes for MAPNPFLDLEANVDHGDSEDGSAESDEFECFIDDGTQSHEDCDGSSSVAMDKPIPVTKRDRLALVIQQIEERTRGRSHSLPASDMYRGVEPLYSNADNPTVLSPHGNTDSGFENLPTDYPTWRIGCKVGYEEIAVASLLKNSRREHHIRSAFSRSSVHGYIYLECLMDQPMIDLIKRSPGIIVKTTDVLLSPIDKNEAQQLLYMGGDITNLSVGKWLKVKRGVYKGDVGFVVSKGSWGVSMLMIPRYEYVSTKTKSSRKRKTYTAVPAPKLFDPTGLRNSHLYIESGRASVYRVGDLIFEHGLARVDYDPRHVASCREGLSYVTYTSFCMSGHPALHHAPIPKPKEWIMRTMEWVVMRSTGWLGVIAQADDDNMVDVDIYNKGCDHDETGQHYNETEIHRVDTTTTQLLTTIRTVWSDILKHFEIGDYVGVDAGVNAGRSGWVVDIKGDEIQLIDKQGTTKDQQINTADSMLEAKPTRYDPSNPFKKIVLNRDDVLEYSTFEPLSLSKTYDSNAVHQSRNFANPSIIITTGTESADSGRHTPLPDTIEDTSPAWDPSDHSEDLTSISIGTVVVNSSDGTNVASLTTPCNLLLKRELIGVPLTVEEATVDGHVSPLFVIVQEDVDGQLCMMRFTPNSKRTLRIESTHIKPKHPTIKHDFGLLAIIEGEHAGKCVRRVHSRKDTNGVVLVVKQVLPTDRGADQIVDGELLTPTENCCVAYETQKRKNANRNQMRHEHDIYISTHLP; via the exons ATGGCTCCCAACCCATTCTTGGACTTAGAAGCGAATGTCGATCACGGAGATTCAGAGGATGGTTCAGCCGAATCTGACGAATTTG AATGCTTCATCGACGACGGAACTCAATCCCATGAAGATTGTGACGGTTCATCATCTGTGGCAATGGACAAACCCATTCCTGTTACAAAGAGAGACCGACTGGCCCTCGTaattcaacaaattgaagagaGAACACGTGGTAGATCTCACTCACTGCCCGCCTCTGATATGTACCGGGGTGTGGAACCATTGTATTCAAACGCTGACAATCCTACTGTTTTGTCACCGCACGGAAACACTGATTCGGGCTTCGAAAATCTGCCCACGGACTATCCTACATGGAGGATTGGATGTAAA GTCGGATACGAAGAAATCGCGGTCGCTTCTTTACTCAAAAACTCGCGCCGAGAACATCATATTCGGTCCGCGTTTTCACGCAGTTCTGTACATGGATACATATACTTGGAATGTTTGATGGATCAGCCTATGATTGACCTTATCAAAAGATCGCCCGGCATCATCGTAAAAACTACGGACGTGCTCCTGAGTCCGATCGATAAGAATGAGGCTCAGCAACTGTTGTACATGGGAGGGGACATTACGAACCTATCGGTCGGAAAATGGCTCAAGGTTAAACGAGGTGTATACAAAGGCGATGTAGGCTTTGTCGTTTCGAAAGGATCGTGGGGGGTGTCAATGCTTATGATCCCCCGTTACGAGTACGTGTCCACCAAAACGAAGTCATCTCGTAAACGGAAGACATACACTGCGGTGCCCGCGCCTAAGCTATTCGATCCGACAGGCCTTCGTAACTCTCATTTATACATAGAATCAGGCAGAGCATCTGTCTATCGCGTAGGTGATCTGATCTTTGAGCATGGTTTGGCCCGGGTGGACTACGATCCCAGACACGTTGCCTCATGTCGTGAAGGTCTGAGTTACGTGACGTATACATCATTTTGTATGAGTGGGCATCCCGCACTCCATCACGCGCCGATACCAAAGCCAAAGGAATGGATCATGCGAACCATGGAATGGGTGGTAATGAGATCTACAGGTTGGCTCGGAGTCATTGCGCAAGCCGACGACGATAATAtggtcgatgtcgatatATACAACAAAGGCTGCGACCATGACGAAACTGGTCAACATTACAACGAAACTGAAATCCACAGAGTTGATACAACTACGACCCAGCTGTTGACAACAATACGCACCGTATGGAGTGACATCTTAAAACATTTCGAAATAGGGGATTACGTAGGGGTTGACGCTGGCGTTAATGCTGGACGATCGGGTTGGGTCGTGGACATCAAGGGAGATGAAATACAACTAATCGATAAGCAAGGCACTACAAAAGACCAGCAAATCAATACAGCCGACTCGATGTTGGAGGCAA AGCCGACTCGATATGATCCGTCGAATcccttcaagaaaattgtttTGAACAGAGACGACGTACTGGAATACAG TACCTTTGAGCCTCTAAGCCTGTCGAAGACGTATGATTCGAACGCTGTCCACCAGTCTCGTAACTTCGCCAACCCATCGATCATAATAACCACAGGAACTGAAAGCGCTGACAGTGGCAGACATACACCATTGCCTGATACTATTGAGGACACCTCGCCTGCGTGGGATCCATCTGACCATTCAGAAGATTTAACAAGCATTAGCATAGGAACCGTCGTCGTAAATTCAAGCGACGGTACCAACGTTGCATCTTTAACCACTCCTTGTAATCTTTTGTTGAAACGAGAGCTGATTGGAGTTCCTTTGACGGTGGAAGAGGCAACCGTCGATGGACACGTTTCTCCGTTGTTTGTAATCGTTCAGGAGGACGTGGATGGGCAGCTGTGCATGATGCGATTTACACCCAATTCGAAGCGGACGTTACGGATTGAATCGACCCATATAAAGCCCAAACATCCTACCATCAAGCACGACTTTGGGTTATTAGCCATCATTGAAGGAGAACACGCGGGTAAATGCGTCAGACGTGTGCATTCTAGGAAGGATACCAATGGCGTGGTATTGGTGGTCAAACAAGTACTGCCCACTGATCGAGGAGCTGATCAAATAGTGGATGGCGAGCTATTGACGCCAACCGAAAATTGTTGTGTGGCCTATGAAActcaaaagagaaagaatgcTAATCG
- a CDS encoding Cyanate hydratase codes for MSSATPTVATNNSPYADLPAISSVLFEAKAKKGLTFDQIAKQIGRDEVWLAAAFYGQAKFTTEELKKVAEVLDISSASALSEIGDHWWPNRGLGPMPPQDPVIYRLYEGVLVYGHAIKAIIHEKVWLFEEFVMTTIHLHKQFGDGIMSMIDCKIDIEKKPDPKGDRVVLSFE; via the exons ATGTCTTCAGCAACTCCC ACTGTCGCGACCAACAACTCGCCTTACGCCGATTTACCAGCTATTAGCTCCGTTCTATTcgaggcaaaggcaaagaaggGCCTTACCTTTGATCAGATTGCGAAACAAATAGGAAGGGATGAGGTCTGGCTTGCGGCTGCCTTCTACGGCCAA GCCAAATTTACCACAGAAGAGCTGAAAAAGGTTGCTGAAGTGCTCGACATCTCATCAGCATCTGCTCTTAGCGAGATCGGTGACCACTGGTGGCCAAACAGAGGGCTGGGCCCGATGCCCCCACAGGACCCTGTGATCTACAGGCTGTACGAG GGTGTTTTGGTGTACGGACATGCTATCAAG GCTATTATTCATGAAAAGGTATGGCTTTTTGAAGAGTTCGTAATGACCACCATTCATCTGCATAAACAGTTCGGTGATGGGATCATGTCCATGATCGACTGCAAGATCGACATTGAAAAGAAGCCTGATCCCAAAGGCGATCGTGTCGTTTTAAGTTTCGAGTAA
- a CDS encoding Succinate dehydrogenase assembly factor 3, mitochondrial, whose protein sequence is MRSTLIRLAESVSKAPLNLTDASAMLYPPIPLYRRLLRSHRNLPSDMRSLGDDYVKSEFRRHKEVTNPVHIMGFLSQWKMYLDELPTKPNEDYKGKRLDPTVFEKMSPEQLGQLYELMHAAKDVWKPVTPEDGTEKP, encoded by the exons ATGCGATCTACTTTAATTAGGCTGGCGGAATCTGTGTCGAAGGCACCTCTGAATCTGACGGACGCCAGTGCAATGTTATACCCTCCTATTCC ACTGTACAGACGACTGCTGCGTTCACACCGTAATTTGCCATCAGATATGCGTAGTTTGGGAGACGACTATGTCAAGTCAG AGTTCCGACGGCACAAAGAAGTCACGAACCCCGTACACATCATGGGATTCCTTTCGCAATGGAAAATGTACCTCGACGAGTTACCCACAAAACCTAACGAAGATTACAAAGGGAAACGGCTGGATCCCACAGTTTTTGAAAAG ATGTCCCCAGAGCAGCTCGGTCAGTTGTACGAGCTTATGCATGCCGCGAAGGACGTGTGGAAGCCAGTTACACCCGAAGATGGAACAGAGAAACCCTGA